One window of the Hemitrygon akajei chromosome 5, sHemAka1.3, whole genome shotgun sequence genome contains the following:
- the LOC140728154 gene encoding transmembrane protein 41A-like, whose amino-acid sequence MSARSPVGLLLVFGTATVYLYLLSRNLPHVSYGREPVSEEESPEHRSLTFPSDLEELRAIAGLLHSYKAQHSSYVLLLFCSAYLYKQTFAIPGSSFLNILAGALFGPWLGLALCCILTAIGATFCFLLSRVYGKQFVVRRFPERLAVLQHKVQENRNSLFFFLLFLRLFPMTPNWFLNITSPILNIPLTHFFFSIVVGLLPYNFICVQTGCILSEISSLDNLFSWSIVMKLLAIAMVALMPGAIIKHCSHHQLTGKVKNGHLDSNRKTR is encoded by the exons ATGTCGGCCAGGTCTCCGGTCGGCCTGCTGCTCGTATTCGGCACCGCCACCGTCTACCTGTACCTGCTGTCTAGAAATCTGCCCCATGTGTCGTACGGGCGGGAGCCAGTGAGCGAGGAAGAGAGCCCGGAGCACAG ATCATTAACGTTTCCATCTGATCTTGAAGAGTTGCGAGCAATAGCTGGATTGCTACATTCATACAAAGCTCAGCATTCGAGCTATGTACTGTTACTGTTCTGCAGTGCCTATCTCTACAAGCAAACATTTGCAATCCCTGGCTCCTCCTTCCTG AATATATTAGCAGGTGCGTTGTTTGGACCATGGCTAGGCCTCGCATTGTGTTGTATTTTAACGGCCATTGGAGCAACTTTCTGCTTCCTGCTGTCTAGGGTGTACGGCAAACAATTTGTGGTACGACGATTTCCTGAAAGACTCGCAGTCCTGCAGCACAAG GTGCAAGAGAATAGGAACAGCCTGTTTTTCTTCCTGTTGTTTCTCAGGCTTTTCCCCATGACTCCAAACTGGTTTCTCAACATCACTTCGCCCATCCTCAATATTCCTCTCACACACTTCTTCTTCTCCATCGTTGTCG GTCTTCTTCCTTATAACTTCATTTGTGTGCAGACTGGCTGCATTCTGTCTGAGATATCCTCACTGGACAACCTGTTCTCATGGTCCATCGTCATGAAACTGCTGGCCATTGCCATGGTGGCACTTATGCCTGGTGCTATAATCAAACACTGCAGCCACCACCAGCTGACTGGAAAGGTCAAAAATGGGCATTTGGACAGCAATCGAAAAACTCGGTGA